One Curtobacterium sp. MCLR17_007 DNA window includes the following coding sequences:
- a CDS encoding MarR family transcriptional regulator → MQAPHFDTPLQLMRWIGWAQRKAAEDWVRERELTHEQSFVLGYLQQNPGAIQRDIAAMTRTSAASVSSLLQGLEKRGLVERRADAGNARTKLVYATPTGIELIAGFEDAMLALDDRLLAPLSPDERATLRDLLRKVTAELPEPTR, encoded by the coding sequence ATGCAGGCACCGCACTTCGACACACCCCTCCAGCTCATGCGCTGGATCGGGTGGGCCCAGCGCAAGGCCGCCGAGGACTGGGTGCGTGAGCGCGAGCTGACGCACGAGCAGAGCTTCGTGCTCGGGTACCTGCAGCAGAACCCCGGAGCCATCCAGCGTGACATCGCCGCGATGACCCGGACCAGTGCCGCCAGCGTCTCGAGCCTGCTGCAGGGGCTCGAGAAACGCGGCCTCGTCGAACGACGAGCCGACGCCGGCAACGCCCGGACCAAGCTCGTGTACGCCACACCCACCGGCATCGAACTGATCGCCGGGTTCGAGGACGCGATGCTCGCCCTCGACGACCGCCTGCTCGCGCCGCTCAGTCCGGACGAGCGCGCCACGCTCCGCGACCTCCTCCGCAAGGTGACCGCGGAGCTGCCGGAACCCACCCGGTAA
- a CDS encoding DUF808 domain-containing protein translates to MSVGLLAVVDDILSAALKASAKTAGVVIDDAAVTPQYVQGLAPARELPVVGKIALGSLFNKFVIIIPVALLLSTFAPWVLPWLLVVGGTYLCFEGAEKVAEWFGHHHVSADDDSRDERKLVFGAIRTDLILSTEIMLISLASLDTSLGFWLTLAALALIALGMTALVYGAVALLVKIDDVGLRLMAHPSQGLRRLGDRVVRSMPAVFRTIGIVGTVAMLWVGGHLVIANLAETFWHGPYDLLHVLTHAVEPAGPVVEWLVDTAASAVFGLLLGAVVVLVVTAVRRLRPARGHEGVDSLNSNS, encoded by the coding sequence ATGTCCGTTGGACTGCTCGCCGTCGTCGACGACATCCTCTCCGCCGCGCTCAAGGCGAGCGCGAAGACCGCCGGCGTCGTCATCGACGACGCCGCGGTCACGCCGCAGTACGTGCAGGGCCTCGCGCCCGCTCGGGAGCTCCCCGTGGTCGGGAAGATCGCCCTCGGCAGCCTGTTCAACAAGTTCGTCATCATCATCCCGGTGGCGCTGCTGCTGTCGACGTTCGCGCCGTGGGTGCTGCCGTGGCTGCTCGTGGTCGGCGGCACGTACCTGTGCTTCGAGGGCGCCGAGAAGGTCGCCGAGTGGTTCGGACACCACCACGTGTCCGCCGACGACGACTCCCGCGACGAACGCAAGCTCGTGTTCGGCGCGATCCGCACGGACCTGATCCTCAGCACCGAGATCATGCTCATCTCCCTCGCGAGCCTCGACACCAGCCTGGGCTTCTGGCTCACGCTCGCCGCCCTGGCCCTCATCGCCCTGGGCATGACGGCGCTGGTCTACGGCGCGGTGGCACTGCTCGTGAAGATCGACGACGTCGGGCTGCGGCTCATGGCACACCCGTCCCAGGGGCTGCGACGACTCGGCGACCGCGTGGTGCGCTCGATGCCCGCCGTGTTCCGGACGATCGGGATCGTCGGCACCGTCGCGATGCTCTGGGTCGGCGGACACCTGGTGATCGCGAACCTGGCCGAGACGTTCTGGCACGGCCCGTACGACCTGCTGCACGTCCTGACCCACGCGGTCGAGCCCGCCGGACCGGTCGTCGAGTGGCTCGTGGACACGGCAGCGTCGGCGGTCTTCGGCCTGTTGCTCGGAGCCGTCGTGGTCCTGGTCGTCACGGCCGTCCGACGCCTCCGCCCCGCACGTGGGCACGAGGGCGTTGACAGTTTGAATTCGAACAGTTAG
- a CDS encoding copper homeostasis protein CutC: protein MTTAPVALEIAVTSPAGAVVARDAGADRVELCVGLELGGLTPSQALVEATHETGIAAHALVRCRPGGFVHDGDEIDLMVREVTAVLRSGAAGVVVGALRPDHTLDVDALRRFVDAARSVRSSAEVTLHRAVDHAADPVAAVALLADLGFTRVLTSGGAPTAAAGASTIARMVPAAGPVQVMAGAGVTPHDVPALVATGVAAVHLSAKRSSGGAHDGVPMGAGDDGSAHFVTDAAVVAAARAALDA from the coding sequence GTGACCACTGCCCCAGTTGCCCTCGAGATCGCGGTCACGTCGCCGGCCGGTGCGGTCGTCGCCCGGGACGCCGGGGCCGACCGGGTGGAGCTGTGCGTCGGTCTCGAGCTCGGTGGGTTGACCCCGTCGCAGGCCCTCGTCGAGGCCACCCACGAGACGGGCATCGCCGCGCACGCGCTCGTCCGGTGCCGTCCCGGCGGGTTCGTGCACGACGGCGACGAGATCGACCTGATGGTCCGTGAGGTCACCGCGGTGCTCCGCTCGGGTGCCGCCGGCGTCGTGGTCGGTGCGCTGCGCCCGGACCACACGCTCGACGTCGACGCCCTCCGGCGCTTCGTGGACGCGGCCCGCTCCGTCCGTTCCTCGGCCGAGGTCACCCTGCACCGCGCGGTCGACCACGCCGCCGACCCCGTCGCCGCCGTCGCCCTGCTCGCCGACCTCGGGTTCACCCGCGTGCTGACGTCGGGCGGCGCCCCCACGGCCGCGGCCGGCGCGTCGACGATCGCCCGCATGGTGCCCGCCGCCGGGCCCGTGCAGGTGATGGCCGGCGCCGGGGTGACCCCGCACGACGTCCCCGCGCTGGTCGCCACCGGAGTCGCTGCCGTGCACCTGTCGGCGAAGCGGTCGTCGGGCGGCGCGCACGACGGCGTGCCGATGGGTGCGGGCGACGACGGCTCGGCGCACTTCGTCACCGACGCGGCGGTCGTCGCCGCGGCTCGGGCCGCGCTCGACGCCTGA
- a CDS encoding M81 family metallopeptidase, translating to MSDTTTIASSASPDRRPVIAIAGLAIETSTFTPTRTLAPAFHPDRGDEVVARYPFLASLDADFHGALIGHALPGGIVARDSYEALADEIVARLSSIVATTSVDGLWYDIHGAMVVEGLDDAESDLLGRIRDVIGPDVIVSASMDLHGNVTAELAHQVDLVTCYRMAPHEDAMDTKERAVRNLVEVLSTRPVGSQRPVKAWVPIPVLLPGEQTSTRLEPAASLYAQVPEVEATAGVLDAAIWVGYAWADQPRDRAVTVVTGWDQDAVAAGAERLARAFWDVREDFVFVAPTGSFDECLAAALAPGAARPYFISDSGDNPTAGGSGDMTWGLTQVLAHPAFADPSGPVVIYASVPGPAAVATAVEAGVGATVTVTAGAAVDDIHAGPITMTGRVHAIKHGDRDAETEVVLQVGSVFAILTALRKPYHHEHDFTDLDLNPREADVVVVKIGYLEPELFDMAADWMLALTPGGVDQDLERLGHHRIVRPMYPYDRVFPTAPDLGARIIPPSNEPLGDIA from the coding sequence GTGTCTGACACGACCACCATCGCATCGTCCGCGTCGCCGGACCGCCGCCCGGTCATCGCCATCGCCGGGCTGGCCATCGAGACCTCGACCTTCACCCCGACCAGGACCCTCGCGCCGGCCTTCCACCCGGACCGCGGGGACGAGGTCGTGGCGCGGTACCCGTTCCTGGCGTCGCTGGACGCGGACTTCCACGGCGCACTGATCGGGCACGCGCTGCCCGGCGGGATCGTCGCGCGGGACTCCTACGAGGCACTCGCGGACGAGATCGTCGCGCGGCTGTCCTCCATCGTGGCGACGACGTCCGTGGACGGCCTCTGGTACGACATCCACGGGGCAATGGTCGTCGAGGGGCTGGACGACGCCGAGTCCGACCTGCTCGGACGCATCCGCGACGTGATCGGCCCCGACGTGATCGTGTCGGCGTCGATGGACCTGCACGGCAACGTCACCGCCGAGCTCGCGCACCAGGTCGACCTGGTCACCTGCTACCGGATGGCCCCGCACGAGGACGCGATGGACACCAAGGAGCGCGCCGTCCGCAACCTGGTCGAGGTCCTCTCGACACGCCCGGTCGGCTCGCAGCGTCCGGTCAAGGCCTGGGTGCCGATCCCGGTGCTGCTGCCCGGCGAACAGACGTCGACACGGCTCGAGCCCGCCGCTTCGCTGTACGCCCAGGTACCGGAGGTCGAGGCGACCGCCGGTGTGCTCGACGCCGCGATCTGGGTCGGGTACGCGTGGGCCGACCAGCCGCGCGACCGTGCCGTCACGGTCGTGACCGGATGGGACCAGGACGCCGTGGCCGCCGGCGCCGAACGGCTGGCACGCGCGTTCTGGGACGTGCGCGAGGACTTCGTGTTCGTGGCGCCGACGGGCTCGTTCGACGAGTGCCTCGCCGCGGCGCTGGCACCCGGTGCCGCCCGGCCGTACTTCATCTCCGACTCGGGCGACAACCCGACCGCCGGCGGTTCGGGCGACATGACCTGGGGGCTGACGCAGGTGTTGGCGCACCCCGCGTTCGCCGATCCGAGCGGCCCGGTCGTCATCTACGCGAGTGTGCCGGGACCGGCTGCGGTTGCCACGGCCGTCGAGGCGGGCGTCGGTGCGACCGTCACCGTGACCGCCGGCGCCGCGGTGGACGACATCCACGCTGGACCGATCACGATGACCGGTCGCGTGCACGCGATCAAGCACGGCGACCGCGACGCCGAGACCGAGGTCGTGCTGCAGGTCGGCAGCGTGTTCGCGATCCTGACGGCGCTGCGCAAGCCGTACCACCACGAGCACGACTTCACCGACCTGGACCTGAACCCGCGCGAGGCCGACGTCGTCGTCGTGAAGATCGGGTACCTCGAGCCCGAGCTGTTCGACATGGCCGCCGACTGGATGCTCGCGCTGACGCCGGGCGGGGTCGACCAGGACCTGGAGCGCCTCGGCCACCACCGGATCGTCCGGCCGATGTACCCCTACGATCGAGTGTTCCCCACGGCACCGGACCTCGGTGCCCGGATCATCCCCCCGTCGAACGAACCGCTCGGAGACATCGCGTGA
- a CDS encoding ROK family protein, with protein MADLSSRVLELVASGQASSRTEIAQLLGAAPSTVSHVVGQLLEHGILAEEGTDVSTGGRPRKVLRIGGADEYAVAADVGGGHARIGIVLPGGSLESVANVPFALSDGPTAGLTRLAELLEQLVESRGRDGLRGVGLSLPGPVDVEAGVVDLPSRMPGWNGFPVASWLEERFGVPAAVDNDANCMAAGEQTVQDPRRRQAITIKAGSAIGAGIVIDGRLYRGSTGAAGDITHVRIDAAGDTPCSCGNTGCLETVASGAALVRILSAAGAPVTSTADVVRLASDADPEATRAVRLAGRYLGEVLAANVNFFNPDAVYLGGILSTLDPFVAAVRSQLYESCHPLMTEHLAIERVSLGADAGLVGAGQFALQRGLTASLQELSAPIPQSTTRNRSVRV; from the coding sequence GTGGCCGACCTCAGTTCGCGGGTGTTGGAACTCGTCGCATCGGGTCAGGCGTCCAGCCGCACCGAGATCGCGCAGCTGCTCGGCGCCGCGCCCTCGACCGTCTCGCACGTCGTCGGGCAGCTGCTCGAACACGGCATCCTCGCCGAGGAGGGCACCGACGTCTCGACCGGTGGTCGCCCCCGCAAGGTGCTGCGGATCGGCGGGGCGGACGAGTACGCGGTGGCCGCCGACGTCGGTGGCGGACACGCGCGGATCGGCATCGTCCTGCCGGGAGGCTCGCTCGAGTCGGTCGCGAACGTCCCGTTCGCGCTCTCCGACGGCCCCACCGCCGGGCTGACACGGCTGGCGGAGTTGCTGGAACAGCTGGTCGAGTCGCGTGGACGCGACGGCCTGCGCGGTGTCGGGCTGAGCCTGCCCGGGCCGGTCGACGTCGAGGCCGGGGTCGTCGACCTGCCCAGCCGCATGCCCGGGTGGAACGGCTTCCCGGTGGCGTCGTGGCTCGAGGAGCGGTTCGGGGTCCCCGCGGCCGTCGACAACGACGCGAACTGCATGGCCGCCGGCGAACAGACCGTGCAGGACCCGCGCCGACGCCAGGCCATCACGATCAAGGCCGGGTCGGCGATCGGCGCCGGCATCGTCATCGACGGCCGGCTGTACCGCGGCTCGACCGGGGCGGCGGGCGACATCACGCACGTGCGCATCGACGCGGCGGGCGACACCCCCTGCTCCTGCGGCAACACCGGGTGCCTGGAGACCGTGGCGTCCGGGGCGGCGCTCGTCCGGATCCTGTCCGCCGCCGGCGCCCCCGTCACCTCGACCGCCGACGTCGTCCGGCTCGCCTCGGACGCCGACCCCGAGGCCACGCGGGCGGTCCGACTGGCCGGGCGGTACCTGGGCGAGGTCCTCGCCGCCAACGTGAACTTCTTCAACCCGGATGCCGTGTACCTCGGCGGCATCCTCTCCACCCTCGACCCGTTCGTCGCGGCCGTGCGGAGCCAGCTCTACGAGAGCTGCCACCCGCTCATGACCGAGCACCTCGCCATCGAGCGCGTGTCGCTCGGCGCGGACGCGGGTCTCGTCGGCGCGGGACAGTTCGCCCTGCAGCGCGGTCTGACGGCCTCGCTGCAGGAACTGTCCGCCCCGATCCCCCAGTCGACCACCAGGAACAGGAGCGTCCGTGTCTGA
- a CDS encoding peptide ABC transporter substrate-binding protein encodes MMKPRRWALLTGAALAVSALLAGCSGGGSATSNAKSDEINYALPANFTPNWILPIGTAAHLNTNNGSIAQSLYEPLVAYDGSTGKIAWNKAGSVATAADFASDGTSVTMTLGDRHWSDGKPITSRDVEFWFNLIKANKDQWGSYSEGKAPDNWTSFKAVDDTHFTITFDKAYNADWMLANQLSHIIPLPQHAWDKTSAGAKVTDADETTAGAKSVWKYLNTAAGKISDYASDDLWKTISGPYGVTSFTTAGKVQLTANKQYDGGEKPSITTVNLLPYTTTDAETNAVRSGAVDYGYINATDLDQKDSFTSKGYDVKPWTGWAITYMPYNFNNPTMGAVFKQLYARQAVQMSIDQASLSKVVFNGTATSTYGPIPQAQESDYVSSTQKDNPYPFSTSKAKALLTSHGWTAKGGTMVCTDAGSGDSQCGEGVAAGTKFTMSVLSQSGSTVTDNMMSAIQSSLQKTGIGFTIKTAPVSSVLSQTPTCTSDQASCDWDLSFFGTAGSWYFPAYPTGESLFQTGGSANFGSYSNKEVDSLINATTTSTDAAAVQDYSAAVAKDLPVIWLPSPDYQISVVKQGLTGFDQDSLANFHPAQWKWSK; translated from the coding sequence ATGATGAAGCCCCGTCGCTGGGCACTGCTCACCGGAGCCGCGCTCGCGGTGAGCGCCCTGCTCGCCGGCTGTTCCGGGGGCGGTTCCGCCACCTCGAACGCGAAGTCCGACGAGATCAACTACGCGCTGCCGGCCAACTTCACGCCGAACTGGATCCTGCCGATCGGCACCGCGGCGCACCTCAACACGAACAACGGCTCGATCGCGCAGTCGCTGTACGAGCCCCTGGTGGCGTACGACGGCTCGACGGGCAAGATCGCGTGGAACAAGGCGGGATCGGTCGCCACGGCCGCCGACTTCGCCAGCGACGGCACCAGCGTCACGATGACGCTCGGGGACCGGCACTGGTCGGACGGCAAGCCCATCACCAGTCGCGACGTGGAGTTCTGGTTCAACCTGATCAAGGCGAACAAGGACCAGTGGGGCTCGTACTCCGAGGGCAAGGCACCGGACAACTGGACCTCGTTCAAGGCCGTCGACGACACGCACTTCACGATCACGTTCGACAAGGCCTACAACGCCGACTGGATGCTCGCCAACCAGCTGAGCCACATCATCCCGCTGCCGCAGCACGCCTGGGACAAGACCAGTGCCGGCGCGAAGGTGACCGACGCGGACGAGACCACCGCCGGCGCCAAGTCCGTGTGGAAGTACCTCAACACCGCCGCAGGCAAGATCTCGGACTACGCCAGTGACGACCTGTGGAAGACGATCTCCGGCCCCTACGGCGTGACCTCGTTCACGACCGCCGGCAAGGTGCAGCTCACCGCCAACAAGCAGTACGACGGCGGCGAGAAGCCGTCGATCACGACGGTGAACCTGCTGCCGTACACGACCACCGATGCCGAGACCAACGCGGTCCGCTCGGGTGCGGTCGACTACGGCTACATCAACGCCACCGACCTCGACCAGAAGGACTCCTTCACGTCGAAGGGCTACGACGTCAAGCCGTGGACCGGCTGGGCGATCACGTACATGCCGTACAACTTCAACAACCCGACCATGGGCGCCGTCTTCAAGCAGCTGTACGCCCGCCAGGCCGTGCAGATGTCGATCGACCAGGCCTCGCTCTCCAAGGTCGTGTTCAACGGCACCGCCACCTCGACCTACGGTCCGATCCCGCAGGCGCAGGAGTCCGACTACGTGTCCAGCACGCAGAAGGACAACCCGTACCCGTTCAGCACGTCGAAGGCCAAGGCCCTGCTCACCAGCCACGGCTGGACCGCGAAGGGCGGCACGATGGTCTGCACCGACGCCGGATCCGGCGACAGCCAGTGCGGCGAGGGCGTGGCAGCCGGCACGAAGTTCACGATGTCCGTCCTGTCGCAGTCCGGCTCGACCGTCACCGACAACATGATGAGCGCGATCCAGTCGTCGCTGCAGAAGACCGGCATCGGCTTCACGATCAAGACCGCGCCGGTGTCGAGCGTGCTGTCGCAGACCCCGACCTGCACCTCGGACCAGGCGAGCTGCGACTGGGACCTGTCGTTCTTCGGCACGGCGGGCAGCTGGTACTTCCCGGCCTACCCGACCGGTGAGTCGCTCTTCCAGACCGGCGGTTCGGCCAACTTCGGCTCGTACTCCAACAAGGAGGTCGACTCGCTGATCAACGCGACGACGACCTCGACGGACGCCGCAGCGGTGCAGGACTACAGCGCCGCCGTCGCCAAGGACCTGCCGGTGATCTGGCTGCCCAGCCCGGACTACCAGATCTCGGTGGTCAAGCAGGGTCTGACCGGGTTCGACCAGGACTCGCTCGCCAACTTCCACCCGGCCCAGTGGAAGTGGAGCAAGTAG
- a CDS encoding ABC transporter permease → MTTVLYLTRRVLQALAVVLIVTIVVFCLLHALPGGPARGVLGVSATPAQIAAFNQQQGLDQALPIQYFRFLGRLLSGDLGTSYTLNEPVSQLIRERLPKTLVLTGLSAVVGLVIAIPVGMWQAARRNGAVDYTVTALAFVFYSTPAFFLGLILIVVFTQQLPWLPSQAPTGSTLAEVFQDPAGLVLPVLTGALAMIAVFSRYMRASTLENLQEDYVRTARAGGASTATILRRHVFRNSLTPVVAMLGYYLPVLFGGALVTEQLFNYPGMGLLFWNAAQSSDYPTLLGCVLVISIATVIGTLLADVAQSLIDPRVKADRA, encoded by the coding sequence ATGACCACAGTCCTCTACCTGACCAGGCGGGTGCTCCAGGCACTCGCGGTGGTCCTCATCGTCACGATCGTCGTGTTCTGCCTGCTGCACGCCCTGCCGGGCGGCCCTGCCCGCGGCGTGCTCGGTGTCTCCGCGACCCCCGCGCAGATCGCCGCGTTCAACCAGCAGCAGGGACTCGACCAGGCGCTGCCGATCCAGTACTTCCGGTTCCTCGGGCGGCTGTTGAGCGGCGACCTCGGCACCTCGTACACGCTCAACGAACCGGTGTCGCAGCTGATCCGCGAACGCCTGCCGAAGACCCTCGTGCTCACCGGCCTGTCCGCGGTGGTCGGGCTCGTCATCGCGATCCCGGTCGGCATGTGGCAGGCAGCCCGTCGCAACGGCGCGGTGGACTACACGGTCACGGCACTGGCGTTCGTCTTCTACTCGACGCCGGCCTTCTTCCTCGGCCTGATCCTGATCGTGGTGTTCACCCAGCAGCTGCCCTGGCTGCCGTCGCAGGCGCCGACCGGCTCCACGCTCGCCGAGGTCTTCCAGGACCCCGCCGGACTCGTGCTCCCGGTGCTGACCGGTGCGCTCGCGATGATCGCGGTGTTCAGCCGGTACATGCGGGCCTCGACGCTCGAGAACCTGCAGGAGGACTACGTGCGCACGGCCCGCGCCGGCGGGGCGTCGACGGCGACGATCCTGCGCCGGCACGTGTTCCGGAACTCGCTGACGCCGGTCGTCGCGATGCTCGGCTACTACCTGCCGGTGCTGTTCGGCGGCGCGCTCGTCACCGAGCAGCTGTTCAACTACCCGGGGATGGGGCTGCTGTTCTGGAACGCGGCCCAGTCCTCGGACTACCCGACGCTGCTCGGCTGCGTCCTCGTCATCTCGATCGCGACGGTGATCGGCACGCTGCTGGCCGACGTCGCGCAGTCCCTGATCGATCCCCGAGTGAAGGCGGACCGCGCATGA
- a CDS encoding ABC transporter permease, whose protein sequence is MTTVQIAPEAPGAPVSVAATGFRLAARRFSHNTLAVIGLVVIVVIVLFCFVGPFLYPTDQTHTQLSQANLGPSAGHWLGTDAVGHDVVGRLMYGGKVSLLVGIAAGVLATVVGTLWGSIAGYVGGWVDAVMMRIVDAGIAIPALFILLVISAITTPGVAGLIVILGLVSWLVPSRLIRAETLTLKNRDYVLTLRAIGGSHARAIGKHLLPNSVSTIVVAATFQVADAILLVAYVSYLGLGVQPPATDWGGMLSAGLTAAYSGRWWLIVPPGLAVILVVCAFNAVGDGLRDAFDVRGRG, encoded by the coding sequence ATGACCACCGTGCAGATCGCACCGGAAGCCCCCGGCGCCCCCGTCTCGGTCGCCGCGACCGGGTTCCGCCTCGCCGCCCGCCGGTTCTCGCACAACACGCTGGCGGTCATCGGCCTCGTCGTGATCGTGGTCATCGTCCTGTTCTGCTTCGTCGGCCCGTTCCTGTACCCGACCGACCAGACCCACACGCAGCTGTCCCAGGCGAACCTCGGCCCGAGTGCCGGACACTGGCTCGGCACCGACGCCGTCGGCCACGACGTGGTCGGCCGGCTGATGTACGGGGGCAAGGTCTCGCTGCTGGTCGGCATCGCAGCCGGGGTCCTCGCGACGGTCGTCGGCACCCTGTGGGGCTCGATCGCCGGGTACGTCGGCGGCTGGGTCGACGCGGTCATGATGCGCATCGTCGACGCCGGCATCGCGATCCCCGCGCTGTTCATCCTGCTCGTCATCTCGGCGATCACCACGCCCGGTGTCGCGGGGCTCATCGTGATCCTCGGCCTGGTGTCGTGGCTCGTGCCCTCGCGCCTGATCCGCGCCGAGACCCTGACGCTGAAGAACCGCGACTACGTCCTGACGCTCCGTGCGATCGGCGGCTCGCACGCCCGTGCCATCGGCAAGCACCTGCTGCCCAACTCCGTGTCGACGATCGTGGTCGCCGCGACGTTCCAGGTCGCCGACGCGATCCTGCTGGTCGCCTACGTGTCCTACCTCGGCCTCGGGGTGCAGCCGCCGGCGACGGACTGGGGCGGGATGCTCTCGGCGGGACTCACCGCCGCGTACTCGGGACGGTGGTGGCTGATCGTGCCACCGGGTCTCGCCGTGATCCTGGTCGTCTGCGCGTTCAACGCCGTGGGCGACGGGCTGCGGGACGCCTTCGACGTGAGGGGACGAGGATGA
- a CDS encoding ABC transporter ATP-binding protein: MTDILQMTDLGVTFTTESGPVDAVRGVSLAVAPGETLALVGESGSGKSTVALAAMGLLSGNATATGSAVVDGHQVIGAGEPALRGLRGSTVSMVFQEPATALDPLTRVGAQIAEVIRNHRQASVSQASAEAVELLRKVGIPEPEQRAKAFPFQLSGGQRQRVVIAMAIANAPKLLIADEPTTALDVTVQAEVLELLRALAVDSGTGVLLVTHNMGVVADFADRVAVMLQGEIVETGSVEDVLLRPQHEYTKRLLAAVPRLDTPETVAIRERAAAPASGPGAPGVPAGPDGRPDAAPVVDLRDVSVTFGRGARAVHALQGIDVVVHAGETVGLVGESGSGKSTAARVALGLIPPTSGTVSLFGQDLRRTPRRDRRALRAGIGVVLQDPVASLDARMSVGECIAEPLAVHRRGMSASERRTRVDEVLDAVRLPRALANRAPRELSGGQRQRVSLARALVLEPRLLVADEPTSALDVSVQEAVLEVLTELQADFGFACLFVSHDLAVVQHFAERVVVMRRGVIEEQGTTDTTLLHPTTDYTRRLLAAVPVPDPVLQRRRRTERLATLAAVSS, from the coding sequence ATGACCGACATCCTGCAGATGACCGACCTCGGGGTCACGTTCACCACCGAGTCCGGCCCGGTCGACGCCGTCCGCGGGGTCTCGCTGGCGGTCGCTCCCGGGGAGACCCTGGCGCTCGTCGGCGAGTCCGGCTCGGGCAAGTCCACCGTGGCGCTCGCCGCGATGGGGCTGCTCTCCGGCAACGCGACGGCCACCGGCAGCGCCGTGGTCGACGGCCATCAGGTGATCGGTGCCGGGGAACCCGCACTGCGCGGACTGCGCGGCAGCACGGTGTCGATGGTGTTCCAGGAGCCGGCGACGGCCCTCGACCCCCTGACCCGGGTCGGTGCGCAGATCGCCGAGGTCATCCGGAACCACCGGCAGGCGTCGGTGTCCCAGGCGTCCGCCGAAGCCGTCGAACTGCTCCGCAAGGTCGGGATCCCGGAGCCCGAGCAGCGCGCGAAGGCCTTCCCGTTCCAGCTCTCCGGCGGGCAGCGGCAGCGCGTCGTCATCGCGATGGCGATCGCGAACGCGCCGAAGCTCCTGATCGCGGACGAACCCACCACGGCGCTCGACGTCACGGTGCAGGCCGAGGTCCTCGAGCTGCTGCGCGCGCTCGCCGTGGACAGCGGCACCGGCGTGTTGCTCGTCACGCACAACATGGGCGTGGTCGCGGACTTCGCCGACCGGGTCGCCGTGATGCTGCAGGGCGAGATCGTCGAGACCGGCAGCGTCGAGGACGTGCTGCTCCGCCCGCAGCACGAGTACACGAAGCGGCTGCTCGCCGCCGTGCCGCGGCTCGACACCCCCGAGACGGTCGCGATCCGCGAGCGGGCAGCGGCACCGGCATCGGGACCGGGCGCGCCAGGCGTCCCGGCCGGTCCGGACGGGAGGCCCGATGCGGCTCCGGTCGTCGACCTGCGGGACGTCTCGGTGACGTTCGGGCGCGGTGCGCGGGCGGTCCACGCCCTGCAGGGCATCGACGTCGTGGTCCACGCGGGCGAGACCGTCGGCCTGGTCGGCGAGTCCGGTTCGGGCAAGTCCACGGCGGCGCGGGTCGCCCTCGGGCTCATCCCGCCGACCTCCGGCACCGTGAGCCTGTTCGGGCAGGACCTGCGCCGGACGCCCCGACGCGACCGGCGGGCACTGCGCGCGGGCATCGGCGTCGTGCTGCAGGACCCCGTGGCCTCGCTGGACGCCCGCATGTCGGTCGGCGAGTGCATCGCCGAACCCCTCGCAGTGCACCGTCGCGGCATGTCGGCATCCGAGCGGCGCACGCGCGTCGACGAGGTCCTCGACGCCGTCCGGCTTCCCCGGGCGCTGGCGAACCGGGCACCGCGCGAGCTGTCCGGTGGGCAGCGTCAGCGCGTCAGCCTTGCCCGGGCGCTCGTGCTCGAGCCGCGGTTGCTCGTCGCCGACGAACCGACCTCGGCGCTCGACGTCAGCGTGCAGGAGGCGGTGCTCGAGGTCCTCACCGAGCTGCAGGCCGACTTCGGGTTCGCGTGCCTGTTCGTCTCGCACGACCTGGCCGTCGTGCAGCACTTCGCCGAGCGGGTCGTCGTGATGCGGCGCGGGGTCATCGAGGAGCAGGGCACGACGGACACGACCCTGCTGCACCCGACGACCGACTACACGCGTCGGCTGCTCGCCGCCGTCCCCGTGCCCGATCCCGTGCTGCAACGCCGGCGGCGGACCGAGCGTCTCGCGACGCTCGCGGCGGTGTCCTCGTGA